TACTCCCGGCGCGCGCCCGGCAACGCCTGCCTGTCCGGCCTCGCCCTGGACCTCGTGCCCGACCCGGCCGCCCCGTTCGGTCCGCCCGGACCCGTCAACTCCGACTCCAAGGGCTGCGGCGCCGTGATGCGCTCGGCGCCCTTCGGGCTCACCGGCGCCACCGCCGAGCAGGCCTTCGACAGCGCCGCCCGCTGCGCCCAGACGACCCACGGCCACCCCACCGGCTACTACGCGGCCGGCGCCCTCGCCGCGATCGTCGCGCACCTGGTGGACGGGGAGTCCGTGGAGGGCGCCGTGCTGCGCGCGCTGCGCCTGCTCGGCCGCCACCCCGGCCACGAGGAGACCACCGCCGCCCTCACCCAGGCCCTCGACCTGGCCGCCGAGGGCACCCCGAGCGCGGAACAGGTGGAGCGGCTCGGCGCCGGCTGGATCGCCGAGGAGGCCCTGGCCATCGGCGTCTACGCGGCCCTCGCCGCCCCCGGGACCGAGGAGGCGCTGCTGCTGGCCGTCAACCACTCGGGCGACAGCGACTCCACCGGGTCGGTCTGCGGGAACATCCTCGGCGCCCGGCACGGCGACCACGCCCTGCCGCACGCCTGGGTGGAGCGCGTGGAGGGCCGGGCCCGGATCGCCGTCCTGGCCGACGACCTCGCGGCCGCGTGCCTGCCCGGCTGACGCCCGCCGTATCCGCCGTACCCGCCGTACCCGCCGGGCCGGTTCCCGGCGGCCTTCCTGTGGGAGGCTGAACGGGGCAGGCCGCACCGGCACGCCCCGAGATTGCCGCCGCGGGTGCGCGCCGCCCCGCGGCGCCCAGGAAGGGAGCCGGCCCATGGCCGTCGCACCGCTGCCGCACCAGGAGATCGAGGACCGGCTGGCCGAGCTGCCCGGCTGGTCCCTCGACGGGGACCGCCTCACCCGCACCTACCGGCTCGGCTCGCACATCGCGGCGGCCGCGCTCGTGGTGCACATCGCCCAGGTGCAGGACGAACTCGACCACCACTCCGACCTCACCCTCGGTTACCACACCGTCCAGCTGAGCGTGAACACGCACAGCGCGGGCGGCGCCGTCACCGAACTGGACCTCCGGCTCGCCCGCCGCGTCCAGGACCTCGCACCGGCCCACGGAGCGAGCTGAACCACGCCAGGACCAGGGGGGAACCGCGTGCTGGACTACGACGAGGAAGCCGAACGCTACGACGCGGCGCGCGGCGGCGAGCCCCGGGCGGCCGCCGCGGCCGACGCCGTCCTGAGCCTGCTGGACCCGGGCGGCACGGACCTGCTGGACGCCGGCTGCGGCACCGGCATCGTCACCCGCCGCCTCGCCGCCGCCCGCCCCTGGAGACGGGTGACCGGCGTGGACCTGGCGCCCGAGATGACCCGCCGGGCCGCGGCGCGGCTGCCCGGCGCCGTCGTCCGCGCCGACCTGCGGCACCTGCCCTTCCCGGACGGCGCCTTCGACGCGGTCGTCAGCGTCTGGCTCCTGCACCTCGCCCCGAGCGACGCCGACGCCCGCGCCATGGTCGCCGAGTGCGCCCGGGTGCTGCGCCCCGGCGGGGTGTACGTCACCACGGTCGACAAGGCCGCCGCGCACAACGTGGGCAGCGACATCGACGCCGCCCTCGCCTCCCGGCCGCCCAGCCCCGCCCGCGACGAGGCCCGGCTGGTCGCCGGGCACGCCGCGGCGCACGGCCTGGTCCCGGCCGGACAGGCCCGCTTCCCCGGCCTCGGCCAGGGCCGCAGCCCGCGCGGCACCGTCGCCGACCTGCGGCGCGGCTGGTTCGTCACGCTGCCGCCGGGCGACCCGCTCGCCGACGGCTTCGCCGCCCGGCTGGCGGCCCTTCCCGACCAGGACCGGCCGCGGCCTGACCCGGTCTTCAGCCTGCGGGCGTTCCGCAGGCCGGCCGCCGGCTGAGCGTCCGGCCCGCGTTGTGCCCGCGCGCCCGGCGTGCGGGCACAACGCGGGCCGGTGCTCGGCGTCCTGCTATGTCAGGGAGGCATGGGCGGGGGATCCTCTCCGTGCGGCTCGGACAACGGGGGAGGAACGACAGACCTTGACCAGTGGGAGCGCTCCCATAGTGCGGATGTGTCAGGGCACGGTCAAGAGCTGGACGAGGCGAAAACATGCGAGCCCCGGCTGACAGGCCGTGACGTCGGGAAATCGGCGCAGGACCGGCGGGGCGCCGACGGAACGCCGACGGAACGCTGACGAAAAGGCAACGGAAAGTCACCGGCCCCCTGTTCTCCGGCGGGACTTGGCGCTACCTTCACTCGCACCAGTGGGAGCGGTTCCATCAGTCGGTGCGTCCCTCGCGACGCGCCCGGTCTGCAAGGAGTCGCTCATGCGCCACCCCCGCTCTTCCCGCTCCTCGCCGCCGCCCGCCCGCACGGGCCGGTGCGACGACGGCGCCTTCCCGGACCCCGGCCGCCCGGCCGCCGGACCGCGCGGTCACCTGCGCGCCCGCACCCCCTGACACACCTCTCCCGGCCGGCACGCCCCTTCCGTACGCCGGGCGCGCCGGACGCCCGTGCGCCGGTCGCGCGGATCCCCGCGGCACCGGCACGTCAGCAGGTCCCAGGTCCCATCCCACAGGAGGAGTCCCCCACCCATGAGCCGCAGCAGAACAGCGATGCTCGCCGCCCTGACCCTGGTCGCCGGGGGCACGGGGCTGGCGCTCACCGCCGTACCCGCGGGCGCGAGCGCCGCCGCCGCGCCCTGCACCGTCGACTACCAGGTGCAGAACCAGTGGAACACCGGCTTCACGGCCGCCGTCACCGTCACCAACCACGGCGCCGCCAAGTCGGCCTGGACCCTGAAGTGGTCCTACGCCGGGGACCAGAAGGTCACCAGCGGCTGGAACGCGCGGATCACCCAGAGCGGTACCGCCGTCACCGCCGCCAACGAGAGCTACAACGGCACCCTCGCCACCGGCGCCGGCGCCACCTTCGGCTTCCAGGGCACCTACAGCGGCACCAACGCCGTCCCGGCCGCCTTCACCCTCGACGGAGCGGCCTGCGACATCGTCGGCGGCGGCACCACGGACCCGGGCGGCGGCACCACCGACCCCGGCGGCGGCACGACCGACCCCGGCGGCGGCACCGACCCGAGCGGACGCGTGGCCAACCCGTACGAGGGCGCCAAGGTCTATGTGAACCCCGAGTGGTCCGCGAAGGCCGCAGCCGAACCGGGCGGCAGCCGTGTCGCCGGCCAGCCCACCGCCGTCTGGCTCGACCGGATCGCCGCCATCGGGGGCGTCGACGGCGGCATGGGCCTGCGCGACCACCTCGACGAGGCGCTGAAGCAGAAGGGATCGGGCGAACTCGTCGTCCAGCTGGTCGTCTACGACCTGCCGGGACGCGACTGCGCGGCCCTCGCCTCCAACGGCGAACTCGGCCCCGCCGACCTCGGCAGGTACGAGACCGAGTACATCGACCCGATCGCGGCGATCCTGGCCGACCCCGAGTACGCCGGGCTGCGCATCGCCACCGTGATCGAACCCGACTCGCTGCCCAACCTGGTCACCAACGCCGGCGGCACCGACACGACCACCGACGCCTGCGTGACCATGAAGGCCAACGGCAACTACGAGAAGGGCGTCGGCTACGCCCTGAGCAGGCTCGGCGCCGTCCCCAACGTCTACAACTACATCGACGCCGCCCACCACGGCTGGCTGGGCTGGGACTCCAATCTCGGCCCGTCCGTGCAGGAGTTCCGTGCCGCCGCGACCAGCAACGGCGCGAGCGTGGGCGACGTGGCCGGCTTCATCGTCAACACGGCCAACTACAGCCCCACGACCGAGCCGTACCTCAAGATCACCGACAGCGTGAACGGACAGACCGTGCGCCAGTCCAAGTGGGTGGACTGGAACCAGTACGTGGACGAGCAGTCCTACGCCCAGGCGCTGCGGAGCCAGTTGGTGGCGGCCGGGTTCGACTCCGGCATCGGCATGTTGATCGACACCTCCCGCAACGGCTGGGGCGGCTCCGCGCGTCCGGCCGGGGCCGGGCCGCTGACCTCGGTGGACGCCTATGTCGACGGGGGCCGTGTCGACCGCCGTGTCCACGCGGGCAACTGGTGCAACCAGAGCGGCGCGGGGCTCGGCGAACGGCCGGTGGCGGCACCGGCCGCCGGGATCGACGCCTATGTGTGGGTGAAGCCGCCGGGAGAGTCGGACGGGTCCAGCTCCGCCGTCTCCAACGACGAGGGCAAGGGCTTCGACCGGATGTGCGACCCGACGTACGGGGGCAACGCGCGCAACGGCAACAACCCCTCGGGTGCGCTGGCCGACGCGCCGGTGGCCGGGCACTGGTTCTCCGCCCAGTTCCGGCAGCTGATGCAGAACGCGTACCCGCCGCTGCCCTGACCGGCAGAGCGCGGATGATCCGCCGGGGCCGGTCCGGACCGGCCCCGGCGAATCGTAGGGCCGTGCCACCGGCCCCCTCTGTTCGTTGCCAGGAGCGGAAATCCGCGCCTGTTTTTTGCGGTCCCGGCAAGGGAACTGGCCCCGGCGCGGTGCGGCGGCGCACGCTGGCCGCACCGAGACGAGAGGCAGACCACCATGGCGCAGGAGCACGCGGGCCACCCCGGTCCGCACCACCACGGCCACCACGGCCACCAGGATGACGCCCAGGGGGGCCGCCCCGGTCACCACCACGATCACGGCGACCTCGACTGGGCCGTGCTGGCGCCGCTGCTGGAGTCCCAGGCGGAGCTGTTCGCCCCGATGTACCGGGAGGCGATGGCCTGGCTGGGCGAGCTGGCGCCCGAGCCCGGTCTGATCGTGGACGCGGGAAGCGGTCCCGGCGTGGTGTCCTGTCTGTTCGCCGAGGCGTTCCCGGGCGCCCGGGTGGCGGCGGTGGACGGCTCGGCCCCGCTGCTGGAGCTGGCCCGCGCCCGCGCCGGCCGGCTGGGCCTGGCCGACCGCCTCACCACGGTGACCGGTGAACTGCCCGGGGCGCTGGACGAGGTGGGCTACCCGGCCGACCTCCTGTGGGCCAGCAACAGCCTGCACCA
The sequence above is drawn from the Streptomyces sp. SAT1 genome and encodes:
- a CDS encoding ADP-ribosylglycohydrolase family protein, coding for MNELGKPSGEAVAMYRARVRGCLLGGAVGDALGYPIEFSTLERIRATHGPRGLTGLVTAPAGAGAVGLVSDDTQMTLFTVEGLRQAHQQGHGPRLGSAGFRLVRWAYERWLETQRRTGPHESELAQPSGGSYAGPRGGLVTEGWLYSRRAPGNACLSGLALDLVPDPAAPFGPPGPVNSDSKGCGAVMRSAPFGLTGATAEQAFDSAARCAQTTHGHPTGYYAAGALAAIVAHLVDGESVEGAVLRALRLLGRHPGHEETTAALTQALDLAAEGTPSAEQVERLGAGWIAEEALAIGVYAALAAPGTEEALLLAVNHSGDSDSTGSVCGNILGARHGDHALPHAWVERVEGRARIAVLADDLAAACLPG
- a CDS encoding 4a-hydroxytetrahydrobiopterin dehydratase, with amino-acid sequence MAVAPLPHQEIEDRLAELPGWSLDGDRLTRTYRLGSHIAAAALVVHIAQVQDELDHHSDLTLGYHTVQLSVNTHSAGGAVTELDLRLARRVQDLAPAHGAS
- a CDS encoding class I SAM-dependent methyltransferase, with product MLDYDEEAERYDAARGGEPRAAAAADAVLSLLDPGGTDLLDAGCGTGIVTRRLAAARPWRRVTGVDLAPEMTRRAAARLPGAVVRADLRHLPFPDGAFDAVVSVWLLHLAPSDADARAMVAECARVLRPGGVYVTTVDKAAAHNVGSDIDAALASRPPSPARDEARLVAGHAAAHGLVPAGQARFPGLGQGRSPRGTVADLRRGWFVTLPPGDPLADGFAARLAALPDQDRPRPDPVFSLRAFRRPAAG
- a CDS encoding glycoside hydrolase family 6 protein codes for the protein MSRSRTAMLAALTLVAGGTGLALTAVPAGASAAAAPCTVDYQVQNQWNTGFTAAVTVTNHGAAKSAWTLKWSYAGDQKVTSGWNARITQSGTAVTAANESYNGTLATGAGATFGFQGTYSGTNAVPAAFTLDGAACDIVGGGTTDPGGGTTDPGGGTTDPGGGTDPSGRVANPYEGAKVYVNPEWSAKAAAEPGGSRVAGQPTAVWLDRIAAIGGVDGGMGLRDHLDEALKQKGSGELVVQLVVYDLPGRDCAALASNGELGPADLGRYETEYIDPIAAILADPEYAGLRIATVIEPDSLPNLVTNAGGTDTTTDACVTMKANGNYEKGVGYALSRLGAVPNVYNYIDAAHHGWLGWDSNLGPSVQEFRAAATSNGASVGDVAGFIVNTANYSPTTEPYLKITDSVNGQTVRQSKWVDWNQYVDEQSYAQALRSQLVAAGFDSGIGMLIDTSRNGWGGSARPAGAGPLTSVDAYVDGGRVDRRVHAGNWCNQSGAGLGERPVAAPAAGIDAYVWVKPPGESDGSSSAVSNDEGKGFDRMCDPTYGGNARNGNNPSGALADAPVAGHWFSAQFRQLMQNAYPPLP